From Salinirubrum litoreum, one genomic window encodes:
- a CDS encoding ABC transporter substrate-binding protein translates to MASSQPNKLERRDYLKFLGGTGVVGATSMLAGCTGGDGDTTTTETEGSGDDDTDTTTADESNASAGGEMVIGMQADRTDPLWPHWSSDATGAAFMRQMMNTLTYVNADGELEGDLAEGPPESDDAQTYTFKIREGVQFHEPYDREVTAEDVVKNWHAILDPSILAEKTEGSLYEDYPTAGRWPFPGLLWGEGIDSEERVYASGDYEVTFELAKPNAAFPALVSIGQCSIVPMEAYEENPDQIGAVDFGTYGTGAFMYDSGQAGDSYTLTRNPNYFKEGENGQLPYMDSVTFRIIPESSVRVTNLQTGDIDLAETIPSQNVEDIDNTDGLRAISKPGASHLEHYMNIRGFEPFRLYEEDYQPDAESPAYGTIDEDGKKMRKALRLATNHEQVIQTKFDGKASAKWAPVPPFDWSYQEDRITKYPYDPEQAQQYLSETGNEGFEFTAWATNQPRFVDTATIVQQTVSQAGMSMEVLPKEKSAVWGPVIGNWDTNGVSHDDTGYESHFEDIGSGLDPADYFAQVLGGNGINYCFFGHPESDDLIQRAQETTDQEERKELYGDALEIVTDMVPMNGICWPYVNQGVSESVQNYQVKRSSFRFDLDAVWME, encoded by the coding sequence ATGGCTAGTAGCCAGCCCAACAAGCTAGAGCGTAGAGATTATCTGAAGTTCCTCGGAGGCACCGGTGTCGTCGGCGCGACGTCGATGCTGGCGGGGTGTACCGGCGGAGACGGCGACACGACGACGACCGAAACCGAGGGGAGCGGCGACGACGACACCGACACCACCACGGCCGACGAGAGCAACGCCAGCGCAGGCGGCGAGATGGTCATCGGGATGCAGGCCGACCGGACGGACCCACTGTGGCCCCACTGGTCGTCCGACGCCACCGGCGCGGCGTTCATGCGGCAGATGATGAACACCCTGACGTACGTCAACGCCGACGGGGAACTCGAGGGGGACCTCGCGGAGGGACCACCCGAGTCGGACGACGCCCAGACGTACACGTTCAAGATCCGCGAGGGTGTCCAGTTCCACGAACCGTACGACCGTGAGGTGACGGCCGAGGACGTCGTCAAGAACTGGCACGCGATCCTCGACCCGTCGATCCTGGCAGAGAAAACCGAAGGGAGTCTCTACGAGGACTACCCGACGGCCGGCCGCTGGCCGTTCCCCGGACTGCTCTGGGGCGAGGGCATCGACAGCGAGGAGCGTGTCTACGCGTCGGGCGACTACGAGGTCACCTTCGAACTGGCGAAGCCGAACGCCGCGTTCCCGGCGCTGGTCAGTATCGGCCAGTGTTCCATCGTGCCGATGGAGGCCTACGAGGAGAACCCCGACCAGATCGGTGCGGTCGACTTCGGGACGTACGGCACCGGCGCGTTCATGTACGACTCGGGGCAGGCGGGTGACTCCTACACCCTCACGCGGAACCCGAACTACTTCAAGGAGGGCGAGAACGGCCAACTGCCGTACATGGACTCGGTGACGTTCCGTATCATCCCCGAGTCGTCGGTGCGGGTGACGAACCTCCAGACCGGCGACATCGACCTCGCGGAGACGATCCCGTCGCAGAACGTCGAGGACATCGACAACACCGACGGACTCAGAGCCATCTCGAAGCCGGGTGCCTCCCACCTGGAGCACTACATGAACATTCGCGGCTTCGAGCCGTTCCGCCTCTACGAGGAGGACTACCAACCCGACGCGGAGTCGCCGGCCTACGGGACGATCGACGAGGACGGCAAGAAGATGCGGAAGGCGCTCCGACTGGCGACCAACCACGAGCAGGTCATCCAGACCAAGTTCGACGGGAAGGCGAGTGCCAAGTGGGCACCGGTCCCGCCGTTCGACTGGTCCTACCAGGAAGACCGGATCACGAAGTACCCGTACGACCCCGAGCAGGCCCAGCAGTACCTCTCGGAGACCGGCAACGAGGGCTTCGAATTCACCGCGTGGGCGACCAACCAGCCCCGGTTCGTCGACACCGCGACCATCGTCCAGCAGACGGTCAGTCAGGCCGGGATGAGCATGGAAGTGCTACCGAAGGAGAAGTCCGCCGTCTGGGGGCCGGTCATCGGCAACTGGGACACGAACGGTGTCAGCCACGACGACACGGGCTACGAGAGCCACTTCGAGGACATCGGCAGCGGTCTCGACCCGGCGGACTACTTCGCGCAGGTCCTCGGCGGGAACGGCATCAACTACTGCTTCTTCGGACACCCGGAGTCGGACGACCTGATCCAGCGGGCACAGGAGACGACCGATCAAGAGGAGCGCAAGGAACTGTACGGCGACGCACTGGAGATCGTCACCGACATGGTCCCGATGAACGGCATCTGCTGGCCGTACGTGAACCAGGGCGTCAGCGAGTCCGTCCAGAACTATCAGGTCAAGCGGAGTTCGTTCCGCTTCGACCTCGATGCCGTCTGGATGGAGTGA
- a CDS encoding carboxypeptidase M32, which translates to MAPSEQSRETVLEYAGRIHDLEQTDHLLRWDSDVMMPTGGTTARSRQRSTLSKTIYDLRSSDALGRALDDLAGSELAGGDEAIVREIRREHEVASSVPRDLNRRLAEVTADAHEAWKRAKEHDDWAEFAPAFERHIELRREWAAHVDPDGDPYEVLWKNKLGYESQPFIDLSTVNRVFDRVRDELVPLIASIHDSDVDLASDAFSDRAPYDSAGQMRVNRRVLDVVGLDRSHARFDEAPHPFSYGNPYDVRLTTRFDESDPVDAITATMHEFGHTTYHHGLPREEYGTPLARARGLTIHGSQSGVWENHVAKSRAFWELIMPELRAEFPQLEDVSAADAYEAVNTVQDESRIRTAADELTYHMHIIVRTEIEQALIAGELAVADVPQVWADKYEEYLGVRPTSHRDGPLQDPHWAVNVPGFINYTLGHGVLAAQVWAAMADDVGDVDTLVREGEFDPIHEWMTESIHRHGQRYRPQELVRRATGREITADPFVEYVTEKFGSLYGL; encoded by the coding sequence ATGGCTCCCAGCGAGCAGTCCAGAGAGACAGTCCTGGAGTACGCCGGCCGGATCCACGACCTCGAACAGACCGACCACCTCCTGCGGTGGGACTCGGACGTGATGATGCCCACGGGCGGGACGACTGCCCGGAGCAGACAGCGGTCCACGCTCTCGAAGACCATCTACGATCTGCGGTCGAGCGACGCACTCGGTCGTGCACTCGACGACCTCGCCGGGAGCGAGTTGGCCGGCGGCGACGAGGCGATCGTCCGTGAGATCCGTCGGGAGCACGAGGTCGCCAGCAGCGTCCCGCGGGACCTGAACCGCCGTCTCGCCGAGGTGACGGCCGACGCACACGAGGCGTGGAAACGGGCGAAAGAGCACGACGACTGGGCGGAGTTCGCGCCCGCCTTCGAGCGTCACATCGAGTTACGGCGGGAGTGGGCGGCACACGTCGATCCCGACGGTGACCCCTACGAAGTGCTCTGGAAGAACAAACTCGGCTACGAGTCACAGCCCTTCATCGACCTCTCGACGGTGAACCGCGTGTTCGACCGGGTGCGCGACGAACTCGTGCCACTCATCGCGTCGATCCACGACAGCGACGTCGATCTCGCGTCGGACGCCTTCTCGGACCGGGCGCCGTACGACTCGGCCGGCCAGATGCGCGTGAATCGACGCGTCCTCGACGTCGTCGGGTTGGATCGCTCGCACGCGCGCTTCGACGAAGCACCGCACCCCTTCTCGTACGGTAATCCGTACGACGTCCGACTGACGACCCGGTTCGACGAGTCCGACCCAGTCGACGCGATCACGGCGACGATGCACGAGTTCGGTCACACGACCTACCACCACGGGTTGCCCCGCGAGGAGTACGGGACCCCGCTCGCGCGGGCACGCGGACTGACGATCCACGGCTCGCAGTCCGGGGTCTGGGAGAACCACGTCGCCAAGTCCCGCGCCTTCTGGGAACTGATCATGCCGGAACTGCGCGCCGAGTTCCCCCAGTTGGAGGACGTCTCGGCCGCCGACGCCTACGAGGCGGTCAACACCGTCCAGGACGAGAGTCGGATCCGGACCGCGGCCGACGAACTGACGTACCACATGCACATCATCGTCCGGACCGAGATCGAACAGGCGTTGATCGCGGGCGAGTTGGCCGTCGCGGACGTCCCGCAGGTGTGGGCCGACAAGTACGAAGAGTATCTCGGTGTCCGGCCCACGTCGCACCGCGACGGGCCGCTGCAGGATCCACACTGGGCGGTCAACGTCCCCGGCTTCATCAACTACACACTCGGTCACGGCGTCCTCGCGGCGCAGGTCTGGGCGGCGATGGCCGACGACGTCGGCGACGTCGACACCCTCGTCCGAGAGGGCGAGTTCGACCCCATCCACGAGTGGATGACCGAGTCGATCCACCGCCACGGCCAGCGGTACCGACCGCAGGAACTCGTCCGGCGAGCGACGGGCCGGGAGATCACGGCCGACCCGTTCGTCGAGTACGTGACCGAGAAGTTCGGCTCGCTCTACGGACTGTAG
- a CDS encoding acetamidase/formamidase family protein: MSNASADLTLPASDDDFQREWNNDLDPIATVASGAVVHFECPDAREGQFDLDTTLEDVQQMDHDRGMPLVGPLAIEGLEAGDVLEIEILDVAHGDVGWTLFYPGERGFGLLPEEFPDWGLHVWDLSAGVGEFVDGIEVPLAPFPGTIGLAPAESGSLSTTPPRAVGGNMDTKYLTEGATLYLPVEVDGGLFAVGDGHGTQGDGEVCGGAIETAIDVTCRFERRTDLSIDQPQFRPGKRPEDSRRPTSTYATTGVADDLMVAAKRAVSGMVEHLHDHHGLTREQAYILCSVAGDLTINEIVDEPNYVVSVHVDEALLSEA, translated from the coding sequence ATGTCGAACGCGAGTGCAGACCTGACGCTTCCGGCCAGCGACGACGACTTCCAGCGCGAGTGGAACAACGACCTCGACCCGATCGCCACGGTAGCGTCCGGCGCGGTCGTCCACTTCGAGTGTCCCGACGCCCGCGAGGGGCAGTTCGACCTCGACACCACGCTCGAAGACGTCCAGCAGATGGATCACGACCGGGGCATGCCACTCGTCGGGCCACTGGCGATCGAGGGCCTCGAAGCCGGTGACGTCCTGGAGATCGAGATCCTCGACGTCGCCCACGGTGACGTCGGGTGGACACTGTTCTACCCGGGCGAGCGCGGCTTCGGCCTCCTCCCCGAGGAGTTCCCCGACTGGGGGTTACACGTCTGGGACCTCTCTGCGGGCGTCGGCGAGTTCGTCGACGGGATCGAGGTTCCCTTGGCCCCGTTTCCCGGAACGATCGGTCTCGCACCCGCCGAGTCCGGATCGCTCAGTACGACGCCGCCGCGGGCGGTCGGTGGGAACATGGACACGAAGTACCTCACGGAAGGGGCGACGCTGTACCTCCCCGTCGAAGTCGACGGCGGACTCTTCGCCGTCGGCGACGGACACGGCACGCAGGGAGACGGTGAGGTCTGTGGCGGGGCGATCGAGACGGCGATCGACGTCACCTGTCGGTTCGAGCGTCGGACCGACCTCTCGATCGACCAGCCACAGTTTCGGCCGGGGAAGCGACCGGAGGACTCGCGTCGTCCGACGTCGACCTACGCGACGACGGGTGTCGCGGACGATCTCATGGTCGCGGCGAAGCGCGCCGTCTCCGGGATGGTCGAGCATCTCCACGACCACCACGGGCTGACACGGGAGCAGGCCTACATCCTCTGTTCGGTCGCCGGCGACCTGACGATCAACGAGATCGTCGACGAACCGAACTACGTGGTCTCGGTCCACGTCGACGAGGCGCTCCTCTCCGAAGCGTGA
- a CDS encoding RDD family protein, producing MLNHPSPRPGSEGDVLGRRIAATIIDTVVVFVVYYAGLLALAGVLSRGLGPPLQVINYLFWFVLNVFGFAPILTLHGESWLWFLTAAAVWGGYAAVFETLRGQTIGKAITGIVVIRTDGTPVGPLQATLRNLTRVVDGLLYYFVGLMLLSLSSDRQRLGDRLGGTLVVGVRDRL from the coding sequence ATGCTGAACCACCCGTCACCCCGGCCGGGATCAGAGGGCGACGTTCTGGGCCGCCGGATCGCCGCGACGATCATCGACACCGTCGTCGTCTTCGTCGTCTACTACGCCGGACTGCTCGCACTCGCGGGCGTCCTCTCGCGGGGACTCGGGCCGCCGCTTCAGGTGATCAACTACCTGTTCTGGTTCGTCCTCAACGTGTTCGGCTTCGCACCGATCCTGACGCTGCACGGCGAGTCGTGGCTGTGGTTCCTCACGGCGGCGGCCGTCTGGGGTGGCTACGCCGCAGTCTTCGAGACACTGCGCGGGCAGACGATCGGCAAGGCGATCACGGGGATCGTGGTGATCCGAACCGACGGCACGCCCGTCGGTCCCCTCCAGGCAACACTCAGGAACCTCACCCGAGTCGTCGACGGCCTCCTGTACTACTTCGTCGGCCTGATGCTCCTCTCGCTCTCTTCCGACCGACAGCGCCTCGGGGACCGCCTCGGCGGAACCCTCGTCGTCGGTGTCCGCGACCGCCTCTGA
- a CDS encoding NAD-dependent epimerase/dehydratase family protein has protein sequence MAHLLVLGGTRFIGRATVEEFRAEGYTVTTFTRGNRPDPFADDDRVSHVTGDRTDDDAIFALAERVDPDVVVDCIAYHPGEVETATRAFADVDAYVYVSSSGVYPDASNPKREAETPIRACTEEQAVDEDQSTYGNRKAEGDRAVARAAERGVAATSVRPCLVYGPHDYTERLDYWIDRIERFDRVVVPGDGQHLFHRVYVRDLARAFRLVAERGTPGEAYNAADRHLDDLETLLETIATALDRDVEFVHALPRDLAAGDLSVDDFVCYRDYTHVLSTAKLAALGWESTPLDAAIADTVEAHFATEVGGGKHEIDRAREQAVIDHVDASRTGRD, from the coding sequence ATGGCTCACCTGTTAGTCCTCGGCGGCACCCGCTTTATCGGGCGGGCGACCGTCGAAGAGTTCCGCGCCGAGGGGTACACCGTGACGACGTTCACCCGGGGGAACCGGCCGGACCCGTTCGCCGACGACGACCGCGTCTCTCACGTGACCGGCGACCGGACGGACGACGATGCGATCTTCGCGCTGGCAGAGCGTGTCGACCCCGACGTCGTCGTCGACTGTATCGCCTACCACCCCGGCGAGGTCGAGACGGCGACCCGCGCCTTCGCCGACGTCGACGCGTACGTCTACGTCTCCTCGAGCGGCGTCTATCCCGACGCGTCGAATCCGAAACGCGAAGCCGAGACGCCGATCCGTGCGTGTACCGAGGAACAGGCCGTCGACGAGGACCAATCGACGTACGGGAACCGGAAGGCGGAGGGTGACCGTGCGGTCGCCCGCGCCGCAGAGCGGGGTGTCGCGGCGACGAGCGTCCGACCGTGTCTCGTCTACGGGCCGCACGACTACACCGAGCGACTCGACTATTGGATCGACCGAATCGAGCGATTCGACCGGGTCGTCGTCCCCGGCGACGGCCAGCACCTCTTTCACCGGGTCTACGTCCGGGACCTGGCGCGAGCCTTCAGACTCGTCGCGGAACGCGGCACGCCGGGGGAGGCGTACAACGCCGCCGACCGGCACCTCGACGACCTCGAGACGCTCCTCGAGACGATCGCGACGGCTCTCGACCGCGACGTGGAGTTCGTCCACGCACTCCCGCGTGATCTCGCGGCGGGCGACCTCTCGGTCGACGACTTCGTCTGCTACCGCGACTACACACACGTCCTCTCGACGGCGAAACTCGCGGCGCTCGGCTGGGAGTCGACACCGCTCGACGCGGCGATCGCCGACACGGTCGAGGCTCACTTCGCGACCGAGGTCGGCGGCGGCAAGCACGAGATCGACCGCGCACGTGAGCAGGCGGTGATCGATCACGTCGACGCGAGTCGGACCGGGAGAGACTGA
- a CDS encoding MFS transporter, translating into MSRGPDAGGRSDSDVNIRYVVASLVAGVFFGGLGGGVAYPTLPNLGPILGITPFLVGIILSTNGFVRLVANTPAGQIIDAMGSRRPMIAGFLVQGLAPFGYVLALHPDLVPLLDSAGIFLVARAMWGLGSAFVFVGAFSTITHVTTRENRGKWVGYMRGGQSLGFPTGTVVGGLVTDTFGYEAAFLVAGTFGLLAAIVAVAVLPNIVADVSTAARLRDLPAVVASDPRILSIGGVNFVVRFVYVAILSTIVVFAGNYGIRIGSFSAVGVSGAMMAVSVLAMSVTTLVTGRYSDTLSRRGLVTLPALGALALGLAIVGLFPTLYTTLLGMALIGAGVGGTSPPLLALLGDISPDDQVGKLGGVYNVFGDLGATLGPVVAFPVGAAIGYDLSYLLSTVFVFVAVASVVVTLLGTETGAEDTTTSAD; encoded by the coding sequence GTGAGCCGTGGTCCCGACGCCGGTGGTCGATCCGACTCCGACGTGAACATCCGGTACGTCGTCGCGAGCCTCGTCGCGGGCGTCTTCTTCGGGGGGCTGGGCGGGGGCGTCGCGTACCCCACGCTCCCCAACCTCGGCCCCATCCTCGGGATCACGCCCTTTCTCGTCGGGATCATCCTCTCGACGAACGGCTTCGTCCGCCTCGTGGCGAACACGCCCGCCGGACAGATCATCGACGCGATGGGGTCGCGGCGACCCATGATCGCGGGGTTCCTCGTCCAGGGGCTGGCCCCGTTCGGGTACGTGCTCGCGCTCCACCCCGACCTGGTGCCGCTGCTCGACAGTGCCGGCATCTTCCTCGTCGCGCGGGCGATGTGGGGGCTCGGCTCCGCGTTCGTCTTCGTCGGCGCGTTCTCGACGATCACACACGTCACCACGCGGGAGAACCGGGGGAAGTGGGTCGGCTACATGCGCGGCGGGCAGTCGCTCGGCTTTCCGACCGGGACGGTCGTCGGGGGGCTGGTCACGGACACCTTCGGCTACGAGGCCGCCTTCCTCGTCGCCGGCACCTTCGGACTGCTCGCGGCCATCGTCGCCGTCGCGGTGCTACCGAACATCGTCGCCGACGTGAGCACTGCGGCACGCCTCCGGGACTTACCCGCAGTCGTCGCGAGTGACCCGCGGATCCTCTCGATCGGCGGGGTGAACTTCGTCGTCCGGTTCGTCTACGTCGCGATCCTCTCGACGATCGTCGTCTTCGCAGGCAACTACGGGATCAGGATCGGGTCGTTCTCGGCGGTCGGAGTGAGCGGCGCGATGATGGCGGTCAGCGTCCTCGCGATGAGCGTGACGACGCTCGTCACGGGGCGCTACTCCGACACACTCTCCAGACGCGGGCTGGTGACGCTCCCGGCACTCGGTGCGCTCGCACTCGGACTCGCGATCGTCGGCCTGTTTCCGACGCTGTACACGACGCTCCTCGGGATGGCGTTGATCGGTGCGGGTGTCGGCGGGACCAGCCCACCGCTGCTCGCACTGCTCGGCGACATCAGCCCGGACGATCAGGTCGGCAAACTCGGCGGCGTCTACAACGTCTTCGGCGACCTCGGCGCGACGCTCGGCCCGGTCGTCGCCTTCCCGGTCGGTGCCGCGATCGGCTACGACCTGAGCTACCTCCTCTCGACGGTGTTCGTGTTCGTGGCCGTCGCCAGCGTCGTGGTCACCCTCCTCGGCACGGAGACGGGAGCAGAGGACACGACGACCAGCGCGGACTGA
- a CDS encoding carboxypeptidase M32 — MASESVEQAYRTVVEHSNRVLDLEKTNQLMRWDSDVMMPPGGAPARASQRTTLSAARHRYLTDDDLGAALDVLADADLDDERAAVVREVRREYTTAASVPDALNDRISDINSRAHEGWKAAREDDDWSQFGPVVAEHFAAKKEWAAHVDPDADPYEVVWSQRTGYLAQPHLPLELVDDIFEQLREELVPLIASIQDSDVDLATDALHSADGDFDVETQKELNRAALDALGLDWDRTRFDVAPHPFSFGHPYDVRMTTRYDESDLTEALTGTIHEFGHTAYAHGLEQEHYGTPLGEPRGVGIHESQSRFFENHVGRTEAFWEFFTPTVREHFPALADVSPRDAYECVNQVFDDNYIRVDADELTYHMHIILRTEIERDLFHDRIDAEEIPALWNDKMAEYLGIRPETDNEGCLQDPHWSQSLPGFIGYTIGSVLAAQLDAAMRADLDADVDDLIREGRVGPIREWMTENVQRHGQYYRADELVRQATGESLTADYFVEYAREKYGALYDL, encoded by the coding sequence ATGGCGAGTGAGTCAGTCGAGCAGGCGTACCGAACGGTCGTCGAACACTCCAATCGCGTGCTGGATCTCGAGAAGACGAACCAACTGATGCGGTGGGACTCGGACGTGATGATGCCGCCGGGCGGCGCGCCCGCGCGGGCCAGTCAGCGGACGACACTGTCGGCGGCCCGTCACCGGTATCTCACCGACGACGACCTCGGTGCGGCGCTCGACGTGCTGGCCGACGCCGACCTCGACGACGAACGAGCGGCCGTCGTCAGAGAGGTCCGCCGGGAGTACACTACGGCCGCCAGCGTCCCCGACGCGCTCAACGACCGGATCAGCGACATCAACTCCCGCGCCCACGAGGGGTGGAAGGCCGCCCGCGAGGACGACGACTGGTCGCAGTTCGGTCCAGTCGTCGCGGAACACTTCGCGGCGAAAAAGGAGTGGGCGGCACACGTCGACCCGGACGCAGACCCCTACGAGGTCGTCTGGAGCCAGCGGACGGGCTATCTCGCACAGCCACACCTCCCGCTGGAACTGGTCGACGACATCTTCGAGCAACTCCGCGAGGAACTCGTCCCGCTGATCGCGTCGATCCAGGACAGCGACGTCGACCTCGCCACCGACGCCCTCCACAGTGCGGACGGTGACTTCGACGTCGAGACGCAGAAAGAACTGAACCGGGCCGCCCTCGACGCCCTCGGACTGGACTGGGACCGCACCCGGTTCGACGTCGCGCCGCACCCGTTCTCGTTCGGGCACCCCTACGACGTCCGGATGACGACCCGGTACGACGAGTCCGACCTCACCGAGGCACTGACGGGGACGATCCACGAGTTCGGGCACACCGCCTACGCGCACGGACTCGAACAGGAGCACTACGGGACGCCGCTCGGCGAGCCACGAGGGGTCGGCATCCACGAGTCGCAGTCGCGGTTCTTCGAGAACCACGTCGGCCGGACGGAGGCGTTCTGGGAGTTCTTCACGCCCACGGTGAGAGAGCACTTCCCGGCGCTCGCGGACGTCAGTCCTCGCGATGCGTACGAGTGTGTCAATCAGGTGTTCGACGACAACTACATCCGGGTTGACGCCGACGAACTCACCTACCACATGCACATCATCCTCCGGACCGAGATCGAACGCGACCTGTTCCACGACCGGATCGACGCCGAGGAGATTCCGGCCCTCTGGAACGACAAGATGGCGGAGTACCTCGGGATCCGCCCCGAGACGGACAACGAGGGCTGCTTGCAGGACCCCCACTGGTCGCAGAGCCTCCCCGGATTCATCGGGTACACGATCGGGAGTGTCCTCGCCGCACAACTCGACGCCGCCATGCGTGCAGACCTGGACGCCGACGTGGACGATCTGATCCGCGAGGGGCGCGTCGGCCCGATCCGCGAGTGGATGACCGAGAACGTCCAGCGACACGGCCAGTACTACCGCGCCGACGAACTCGTCCGGCAGGCGACCGGCGAGTCGCTCACGGCCGACTACTTCGTCGAGTACGCTCGCGAGAAGTACGGCGCACTGTACGATCTGTAA
- a CDS encoding cupin domain-containing protein, whose protein sequence is MEPVNFDEAETYEPEDGWRRVSMAGSDQFTFEWFEKPSGHSSPMHDHENEQVCICLSGELTLYTEDDEVTLEQYDSVWLDSWESHRVANEGDDLAVGLDVFAPGRGFDFWTDRVDDD, encoded by the coding sequence ATGGAGCCCGTCAACTTCGACGAGGCGGAGACGTACGAACCGGAAGACGGCTGGCGACGCGTGTCGATGGCCGGGAGCGATCAGTTCACCTTCGAGTGGTTCGAGAAACCGTCCGGCCACTCCTCGCCGATGCACGACCACGAGAACGAACAGGTCTGTATCTGTCTCAGCGGCGAACTCACCCTGTACACCGAAGACGACGAGGTGACGCTGGAACAGTACGACTCCGTCTGGCTCGACTCCTGGGAGTCGCACCGCGTCGCAAACGAGGGTGATGACCTCGCCGTCGGACTCGACGTCTTCGCGCCGGGCCGCGGCTTCGACTTCTGGACCGACCGCGTCGACGACGACTGA
- a CDS encoding SDR family NAD(P)-dependent oxidoreductase — protein sequence MDLSDRTALVTGGAAGIGRGIAIELARGGANVVVADVRAEPKLADEQAAGTTVEVIEGLDGDAGAEFVDCDVADERDVETAVAATADRFGGLDILVNNAGVSVRGSVHELDRDEWERSLDVNLTGVYLATKHAASHLRESEAGRIVNLASTAAFEGGPRAAGYCATKAAVVNLTRQMAVDYGPDGVTVNALCPGPIYTSMSQGTFDDPERREIYEEHVLLPYFGEPSDVGELTRFLASDAARYVTGTAIPIDGGWLASR from the coding sequence ATGGACCTCTCAGACAGGACCGCACTCGTCACGGGTGGAGCCGCCGGCATCGGTCGGGGAATCGCGATCGAACTGGCCAGAGGCGGCGCGAACGTCGTCGTCGCGGACGTCCGCGCGGAGCCGAAACTCGCGGACGAGCAGGCGGCCGGGACGACCGTCGAGGTGATCGAGGGACTCGACGGTGATGCGGGTGCCGAGTTCGTCGACTGCGACGTCGCCGACGAGAGAGACGTCGAGACGGCCGTCGCCGCGACTGCCGACCGCTTCGGCGGCCTCGACATCCTCGTGAACAACGCCGGCGTCTCGGTGCGTGGGTCGGTCCACGAACTCGACCGCGACGAGTGGGAGCGGAGCCTCGACGTGAACCTCACCGGCGTCTACCTGGCGACGAAACACGCCGCGTCGCACCTCCGGGAGAGCGAGGCCGGTCGGATCGTCAACCTCGCCTCGACGGCGGCGTTCGAGGGCGGCCCGCGAGCGGCCGGCTACTGTGCGACGAAAGCGGCTGTCGTCAACCTCACTCGCCAGATGGCAGTCGATTACGGGCCGGACGGCGTCACGGTCAACGCGCTCTGTCCGGGGCCGATCTACACCAGTATGTCGCAGGGAACCTTCGACGACCCCGAGCGCCGGGAGATCTACGAGGAACACGTCCTCCTGCCGTACTTCGGTGAGCCGTCTGACGTCGGCGAACTGACGCGGTTCCTCGCGTCCGACGCCGCCAGATACGTCACGGGGACCGCGATCCCGATCGACGGCGGGTGGCTGGCCAGCCGATAG